The Quercus robur chromosome 7, dhQueRobu3.1, whole genome shotgun sequence genome has a segment encoding these proteins:
- the LOC126690778 gene encoding uncharacterized protein LOC126690778, translated as MFNEIEGDFKDMAISTFKLGLSAEHGLRKSLTRKPVTSICQLMDQIEKYKRVEEDQQQDKGKGKVIPQERGDFRSKRYNNNKPWRDFAGKSGLAALQVVNTVFREPVHQVLEKIKNGPYFKWPNKMSGDPSRCNQSLHCQYHQDRGHTTKNCRTLWNHLKQLVKEGKLQQFLYQLNRQGDQSGSWG; from the coding sequence ATGTTCAACGAGATAGAAGGTGATTTTAAGGACATGGCCATCAGTACTTTCAAGCTCGGCTTGTCTGCAGAGCACGGCTTAAGGAAGTCTTTGACGAGGAAACCTGTCACCAGTATATGTCAACTCATGGATCAGATTGAAAAGTATAAAAGGGTTGAGGAAGATCAGCAGCAAGATAAGGGGAAGGGcaaggttatccctcaggagagggGGGATTTCAGGTCAAAACGTTACAATAATAACAAACCCTGGCGAGATTTTGCCGGAAAATCTGGACTTGCAGCCTTACAAGTAGTAAACactgtgttccgagaaccagtGCATCAAGTTTTAGAGAAAATCAAGAACGGGCCATATTTtaaatggccgaacaagatgagTGGAGATCCTTCAAGGTGCAACCAAAGCCTCCATTGTCAGTATCATCAGGATCGAGGACATACCACTAAGAATTGTCGAACATTATGGAACCATCTGAAACAACTGGTTAAGGAGGGGAAGCTGCAACAATTTCTGTACCAACTTAATAGACAGGGAGACCAGTCAGGGTCATGGGGTTAG